One part of the Salmo salar chromosome ssa10, Ssal_v3.1, whole genome shotgun sequence genome encodes these proteins:
- the LOC106560249 gene encoding E3 ubiquitin/ISG15 ligase TRIM25 isoform X2, whose product MAESCALFGEDQFSCSICLDLLKSPVTIPCGHSYCMGCIKDYWDLNDRIGVYGCPQCRQTFSPRPALRKNTMFAEVVERLKKIEEFQTDPHVPCYAKPGDIECDVCGGRKQKAIKSCLLCLASYCETHLKLHDKLNPGKRHTLVEASIQLQEKICSQHDKLLEVYCRTDQRCICYECLMGVHKGHETVSAAAEGTAKQKELKETHRKYKQIIMRKEKELLWLKQAMRSLTYSAQLAVEDSDKVFTEIIRSVEKWYSDVKRLIRSQEKAAVGQAEEQVDQLQKEISELRRRDTELEQLSKTEDFIIFLQDSGPNLCVCVCVFRDVNLS is encoded by the exons ATGGCTGAGTCGTGTGCATTATTTGGGGAAGACCAATTCTCTTGTTcaatctgtctggatctactgaagagCCCTGTGACCATTCcttgtggacacagttactgcaTGGGCTGTATAAAGGACTATTGGGATCTAAATGACCGCATCGGTGTCTACGGCTGCcctcagtgcagacagaccttcagcCCAAGGCCTGCTCTGAGAAAAAATACCATGTTTGCAGAGGTAGTGGAAAGACTGAAGAAGATTGAAGAGTTCCAAACTGACCCTCACGTTCCTTGTTACGCTAAACCAGGGGATATTGAGTGTGATGTCTGTGGTGGGAGAAAACAGAAGGCCATTAAGTCTTGTCTTCTGTGCCTGGCATCATACTGTGAAACACACCTCAAGCTTCATGACAAACTCAACCCTGGAAAACGACACACACTTGTGGAAGCCTCCATACAGCTTCAGGAGAAGATATGCTCTCagcatgacaaactgctggaagTTTACTGCCGTACTGATCAACGTTGTATCTGTTACGAGTGTTTGATGGGTGTACACAAAGGCCATGAAACGGTTTCAGCTGCAGCTGAAGGCACTGCAAAACAG AAAGAACTGAAGGAGACACACAGGAAATACAAGCAAATAATCATGAGGAAAGAGAAGGAACTATTGTGGTTGAAGCAGGCCATGAGGTCTCTCACG TACTCAGCACAGCTAGCTGTGGAAGACAGTGACAAGGTCTTTACTGAAATAATCCGCTCTGTTGAGAAGTGGTACTCTGATGTGAAAAGACTGATCAGATCACAGGAGAAGGCTGCTGTTGGCCAGGCTGAGGAGCAGGTTGACCAACTGCAAAAGGAGATTTCAGAgctgaggaggagagatactgagcTTGAGCAGTTGTCAAAAACAGAAGATTTTATTATTTTCCTCCAG GACTCAGGAcccaacttgtgtgtgtgtgtgtgtgtgtttagagatgTCAATCTGTCCTAG